Within the Methanobacterium sp. BRmetb2 genome, the region GGAAGGAAAAACAGATTACGGGGCAAGATTAAACCTTATCGAAGTTGATAAGTCAAGACTTGTAGTAAGAATAACCAATAATCATGTTATAACACAGATTATAAATGTTGCTCCTGAAGGTGATGAAACATTAATATCTGCACATTCCAGAGAACTTAAAAATATGGGATGGCTGGGGAATACTAAGAATATTACTGCAGCATATCTAACCGGATATTTATGTGGTAAAAAAGCATTAAAAGAAGGGATAACTGATGCAGTATTGGATATTGGTTTAAAATCACCAATAAAAGGTTCTAAAATATTTGCTGCTTTGAAAGGCGCAGTAGACGCAGGCCTTGAAATTCCTCATAATGATGTTATTCTCCCTGAAGACTCAAGAATCCAAGGAGAACATATAGTAGAATACGCTAAAACTCTAGATGAAGATGAACTTAAAAAGAAATTTTCACAATACTTAGATAATGGCCTATCACCTACAGATCTCCCTAACCATTTTGAAGAAATAAAGCAGAAAATAACGGATGAGGTATCATAATGAATTATAATAAGGAAGAATGGGAACCCAAAACTAAATTGGGATACATGGTGAAGGAAGGTACCATCACCGATATTGACGAAATATTCGAAAAAGGCCTTCCCATAATGGAACTGGAAATAGTTGACACTTTACTACCAGATCTAGAAGAAGAAGTAATGGATGTAAATCTTGTACAGAGAATGCATAAATCTGGTCGGAAAGTTAACTTTCGAGTAATTGTTGCAGTAGGTAACAAAGATGGTTATGTTGGGCTGGGTCAAGGAAAAGCCAAAGAAGTAGGACCAGCCATAAGAAAAGCAGTCGACGATGCTAAGTTTAACATTATAAAAGTTAGAAGAGGTTGCGGAGATTGGGGATGTGTATGTGGAAAACAACACACTGTTCCCTTCAAAGTAACTGGCAAAAGTGGTAGTGTACGAGTAACACTCATACCTGCACCGGGAGGAGTTGGTCTTTCCATAGGAGACGTTGGTAAAACTTTAATGAAGCTCGGTGGGATTGACGATGTTTGGTCACAGACCATGGGTCAGACTCAAACCACAGTGAACTTTGCATTCGCAGTTTTTGATGCTCTTAAGCAACTAACAAAAGTCAAAGCAAGCCAAAAAGAATTAAAAAACCTTGGCGTCCCTGTATAATAAAAAAATAATATATCGGTGATAAAATGATAACAGCAATAAGGGTAAGAGGTACTGCTGGTGTAAATAAAGATATTAATGACACTTTATTAATGTTAAAACTTAACAGAATAAATCACGCAGTATTAATCCCGGAAAATCCAAGTTATCAGGGAATGTTAGTTAAATCAAAGGACTACATAACCTGGGGAGAAATTGATGAAGAATCCTTATCTCAACTTATTAAAGAGAGAGGTGAGCTGATCGGAGGTAACAAAGTTACTGATGCTTACCTTAAAGAGAACACTGACTATTCATCAATAATGGATTTATCCAAAGCACTTTTAGAATCAAAAGTTAAATTAGAAGATGTTAACATTAAACCTGTTTTCAGGTTACACCCTCCTCGTAAGGGATATGAAAATACCAAAAAATCCTTTAAAGAAGGTGGAAGCCTGGGATACAGGGAAGATCAGATTAAAGATCTCATAAAAAAAATGGTTTAAATAATTAATTAATCAAAATCTTGTAAATGTCATAGGTTAATATGGAATAATTAACCACAATTTATATGATAATATTGAATAATTATCAACCTTCTTGGTTTAAATGGAGGTATTAATGATGATAAGAAGAAAAAGAAAAATAACCAAAATGAGAGGCTCCCGGACAGTCGGAGGCGGCTGTTCTAAGAAAAGAAGAGGAGCAGGCCATAAAGGTGGAAAAGGAATGGCCGGTGGCCACAAACATATGTGGACATGGATGGTTAAGTACGATCCAAATCATTACGGTAAATATGGATTTAAAAGGCCACCATCAAGCATAGCTAAAATTGATACAGTTAATTTAAGTTATTTGGATGAAAAATCAGAGGAATTATTAGAAAAAGGATTAGCTACCAAAGAAAAAGATAAAATTGTAATAGACATCACAGATCTTGGCTATGATAAATTGTTAGGAAGCGGTAAAATAACCAAACCCCTTATTATTAAAGCTCCTTCTTTCTCAAATCTAGCTGAAAAAAAGGTCCAGGATGTTGGGGGAGAAATAGTTACCCTTTAATTTAATAATTTTAAGGTATTCCAAAGCAAGGCAGAGTGAGGAGTGAAATTCATTGATTGAAAAACTACAGCCATTTTTTTCCATACTACCTGAGGTCAAATCACCAGTGCACAGAATTTCTTTTAGAGATAAACTCAAATGGACAGGTATAATCCTCATATTATATTTCTTTTTGACCCAGATACCATTGTATGGACTAAGCCCATTAGCAGTAGACCAGTTTGCACAGCTTAGAGCAGTACTGGCAGGTAACTTTGGTTCAATCCTTACCTTAGGGATAGGCCCCATTGTTTCTGCATCTATCGTGCTGCAGCTTCTTGTCGGTGGAAAAATTATAAATCTTGATCTCTCTCGACACGAGGATAAGGCAATATTCCAGGGAACACAAAAACTCCTTGCAATTGTTTTCGTTTTATTTGAAGCATTAGTGATGGTACTAACCGGCGCAATTTCTGCCACTTCACCAGATTTTCTATGGATCCTTATACTGCAAATGTTTGTAGGAGGAGTATTGGTAATATTCCTGGATGAAGTAATTTCTAAGTGGGGATTCGGAAGTGGTGTAGGATTATTTATTGCTGCCGGAGTAGCACAACAGATGATTGTAGGAACATTCAACTTCTTATCATCACCAACTCAGCCGGGAGTACCTGCAGGTAAGATACCTGCATTTATTTACTCACTAACTATAGGACAACCTTCGTTTGACTATTTAATACCTGTGTTTGCAACTATAGCTGTTTTCCTGGTTGTAGTATATGCAGAAAGTATGAGGGTAGAAATACCATTATCTTACGGCGGTGTTAAAGGTGCCAGAGGTAAATATCCTCTTAGGTTTATCTATGCCAGTAATATGCCGGTTATTCTGACCAGCGCATTACTATTGAATGTACAACTGTTTGCCAACATATTCCAGAGAATAGGATTTCCAATTTTGGGTACCTTTTCCAATGGTCAGGCCATTACTGGATTGGCATATTTCTTAACCCCACCATATTCAATAGATCAACTTTTAACTGAACCTTTAAGAGTTCTATTCTATGGAGTGGTATTCATATTGGCTTGTGTCCTGTTCTCATGGCTTTGGGTAGGATTAAGTGGAATTGGGCCTAAACAAGTGGCAAAACAGCTTCAAGGAATGGGGATGCAGATTCCAGGTTTTAGAAGTAATAGAAAACAGTTTGAAAAGATATTAAAAAGGTATATTCCAATTATAACTATTTTAGGCGGAGCATTTGTAGGATTATTAGCGTTCGGGGCAGATCTTACCGGTGCATTAGGAGGAGGTACAGGTGTACTTCTGACTGTAGGTATCGTCTACAGATTGTATGAAGAAATTGCTCAAGAACAATTAATGGATATGCACCCAATGCTTAGAAAGTTCTTAGGTGATTAAACCAATTGGGAAAATTTGCCCATAAAAAATAAGAGGTATGGTGAGGTTAAAAAAATGAAAGTTGTCGTATTAGCCGGAATTCCAGGATCAGGAAGTACTACAGTATTAAATCATGCTTTGGAAAATCTCAATTACATAAATGTGAACTATGGAGATGAGATGTTAAAGATAGCTCAAGAAGAGGGGTTAGTTGAACATCGAGACGCTTTAAGAAAATTATCTCCAGATATACAAAAAAAAGTTCAGAAAAATGCGGCTAAAAGTATTAGAGAAAAAGCCGAGAAAACCAACATTATTGTTGATACTCATTGTACCATAAAAACACCATCTGGATTTTTGCCGGGACTTCCCAAATGGGTTTTAGATGAACTCCAGCCAGATGTTTTCGTATTGATTGAAGCTGATGGCGATGAAATCCTGCTGAGGAGAATAACTGATGAAACAAGAAAAAGGGATATGGAAAAATTAAAGGATATTGAGCTTCATCAAGAAATGAACCGGGCGGTATCAATGGCATACGCAGCCCTAACCGGTGCAACAGTTAAAATTATTGAAAATCATGATAATTTACTAGAGAAATCTGTTGAAGAAATGGTAAATACATTAAAATGACTTAAAAGTTAATTAAATATTTAAAGTGAATTAATTTAAATAGTTCATATTTCTAAATTAATCAATTAATAGTAAAAAATAAAATTTGAGGAAACAAGATGGTACTTGAAGTATTCTTTAATGCATTGGACATGGTATTTGATCCCATATTATACTTATTTAAGGATCAACCTTTCATGGTGATATTGTTAATTGCTGCAGTAATTTCTTTTGTAAGTACACTTGCAAACAAATTATTGATAAATCAAGATAGATTAGAGTATTTAAAAGAGGAAATGCAGGGTTTCCAGCAGGAAATGATGGAAGCCAGAAAAACTAATGATCCTCAAGCTCTGGCTAAAGTTCAAAAGAATCAGGCCGAATTCATGGATCTTCAAAAAGAAATGATGACCATGTCTTTCAAACCTATGCTGGTCACATTCGTTCCTATAATCATTGTATTCTGGTGGATGGCCCAATCAGCATTGAACACGGTAGTTGTAAAGTTGCCAACTGTAGCATATTATGTGTTACTGGTTCCGCTCTGGCACATGTTCTATCACCCGGCTGCCACAACACCGGTAGGGGCTGTTGAATGGCTGGGCTGGTACATACTTTGTTCGTTTGGACTGTCTATGTTATTTAGAAAAATCCTTGGTATTAAGGGTCAAGGAATGTAGTTTGAACTCATTAAAAGCGAAAAAGATGATTTTAAGTTATTTCATGTTTGAGTTTATAAAAATATTTAAATAATATTATAAAAAAATTAGATAATCTCAATTCATAACTTAAATTTTTATTAACATTTTTTTGCTTGTTTTTCAAGAAGTAGTTCTAAAATTAAATTAGGAGATGTGAAAATGCCCGAATTAAGATACAGATCTAGATCATACAAGAGAACATTTAAAAAAACCCCTGGAGGAAAAACAGTATTACATTATAAGAAGAAAAAACCCAGCAAACATGTGTGTGCTGAATGTAACAAGCCTCTTCATGCTGTTCCACGGGGAAGACCATACCAAATAGGAAAACTTTCCAAATCAAAAAAGAGACCTAACCGGCCATACGGTGGATATCTCTGTCCTGAATGTTCTCGTAGATTGTTCAAGAAAGAGGCAAGAAAATAATGATTATTACTATCGGTGGATTAGCAGGAAGTGGAACAACCACTGTTGCTAAAATATTATCTGAAAAAATGAACATGCCTCTTATTTCTGCAGGCGATATATTTCGTCAAATGGCAGCTGAAAAAGGTATGGACATTTTAGAATTCAGTGAATTCGCCGAGAATAATATAAATATTGACATAGAAATTGATAAAAGACAAGCTGCAATAGCTAAAAAAAAAGACAATTTAATTGTTGAAGGACGTTTATCAGCTTTTTTTGTGGATGCTCAGCTTAAATTATGGTTTATGGCTCCTTTAGATATACGAGCTCAACGTATAGGTCAAAGAGAAGATAAAACATTTGACATTGTTAAAAAAGAAGTTATCATAAGAGAAGAGAGCGAGACAAAACGGTACTGGGATATACACAACATTAACATTAAGGATATGGATGTGTATGACTTTATTATAAATACCAATCGTTTTGAAGCTGAAAACGTTGCAGATATTATATTAAAAGTAACAGAGGTGATTTAATGCCAGCAATAGAAGTAGGAAGAATCTGTGTTAAAACTGCAGGAAGAGAAGCAGGAGAAAAATGTGTAATTGTTGAAGTTATCGATGATAAATTCGTAGAAGTAATTGGTACATCTGTAAAAAACAGAAAATGCAATATAAAGCATTTAGAACCTTTAGAACAGACCATAGAAATTAAATCCGAGGATCCTGAAGCAATAAAAAAGGATCTGGAGAAAGCTGTTGCTTAACTAATCTCAGAAGCTAAAACTTTGTTAGATGGAATTAAAAGGTTTTCCAATGGTAAATTTTCTTATAAAGGCAGAAACAGAATCTGATCCTTCTTATGGATGTCTGCCCAATGAGAGGTCCATTGAAGAACATATAAATAAAGGTGTTATAAACTTAGATAAACCTCCTGGTCCTACATCCCATGAAGTTGATTCATGGGTTAAAAAAATTCTAAATGTGGAAAAAACCGGCCACGGAGGTACTCTAGATCCTCGAGTTACAGGAGTACTGCCAATTGGAATAAACCAGGCCACAAGAGTTATTCAATTATTACTTGAGGCAGGAAAAGAATACGTCTGTCTCATGAGACTTCACAAAAAGGTCACAGAATCCAAGATACGTAAAATTTTAAATGAATTCCAGGGAAAAATATTTCAAACCCCGCCAATTAAAGCCGCAGTAAAGCGGGAATTGAGAGTTCGTAACATTTATTACGTTAACATTCTAGAGATTGATGGCCAAGATGTCCTTTTTAAAATAGGATGTGAAGCCGGAACATATATTCGGAAATATTGTCATGATATTGGTGAAGCATTAGGATGCGGAGCTCATATGGCTGAACTTAGAAGAACTAAGGCTGGTCCTTTCAAGGAGGATGAAACATTAATCACTCTCCAGGATCTAACTGACGCATACTATTGGTGGAAAAATGAGGATAATCCCAAATACCTTCGAAAGTACATATTACCTATGGAATCTGCTGTAGAACATCTTCCTAAATTATTTATAAGGGATTCGGCTGTAGATGCAATCTCTCATGGAGCAGATCTTGCATCGGGTGGAATAGTATCATTACAGGATAATATAAAAAAGGATGATACTGTGGCAGTCTTAACACAGAAAGGTGAACTGGTGGCTTCCGGCAAAAGCCTGGGAACATCTAATGAAATTTACAAAAAAAATAAGGGCATTGTGGTGGACATAAAAAAGGTTTTTATGGAACCGGGAACATACCCTAAGATGTG harbors:
- a CDS encoding 50S ribosomal protein L18, which translates into the protein MAHGSRYKVAFKRRREGKTDYGARLNLIEVDKSRLVVRITNNHVITQIINVAPEGDETLISAHSRELKNMGWLGNTKNITAAYLTGYLCGKKALKEGITDAVLDIGLKSPIKGSKIFAALKGAVDAGLEIPHNDVILPEDSRIQGEHIVEYAKTLDEDELKKKFSQYLDNGLSPTDLPNHFEEIKQKITDEVS
- the rpsE gene encoding 30S ribosomal protein S5; the protein is MMNYNKEEWEPKTKLGYMVKEGTITDIDEIFEKGLPIMELEIVDTLLPDLEEEVMDVNLVQRMHKSGRKVNFRVIVAVGNKDGYVGLGQGKAKEVGPAIRKAVDDAKFNIIKVRRGCGDWGCVCGKQHTVPFKVTGKSGSVRVTLIPAPGGVGLSIGDVGKTLMKLGGIDDVWSQTMGQTQTTVNFAFAVFDALKQLTKVKASQKELKNLGVPV
- the rpmD gene encoding 50S ribosomal protein L30, whose product is MITAIRVRGTAGVNKDINDTLLMLKLNRINHAVLIPENPSYQGMLVKSKDYITWGEIDEESLSQLIKERGELIGGNKVTDAYLKENTDYSSIMDLSKALLESKVKLEDVNIKPVFRLHPPRKGYENTKKSFKEGGSLGYREDQIKDLIKKMV
- a CDS encoding 50S ribosomal protein L15, encoding MIRRKRKITKMRGSRTVGGGCSKKRRGAGHKGGKGMAGGHKHMWTWMVKYDPNHYGKYGFKRPPSSIAKIDTVNLSYLDEKSEELLEKGLATKEKDKIVIDITDLGYDKLLGSGKITKPLIIKAPSFSNLAEKKVQDVGGEIVTL
- a CDS encoding preprotein translocase subunit SecY, with product MIEKLQPFFSILPEVKSPVHRISFRDKLKWTGIILILYFFLTQIPLYGLSPLAVDQFAQLRAVLAGNFGSILTLGIGPIVSASIVLQLLVGGKIINLDLSRHEDKAIFQGTQKLLAIVFVLFEALVMVLTGAISATSPDFLWILILQMFVGGVLVIFLDEVISKWGFGSGVGLFIAAGVAQQMIVGTFNFLSSPTQPGVPAGKIPAFIYSLTIGQPSFDYLIPVFATIAVFLVVVYAESMRVEIPLSYGGVKGARGKYPLRFIYASNMPVILTSALLLNVQLFANIFQRIGFPILGTFSNGQAITGLAYFLTPPYSIDQLLTEPLRVLFYGVVFILACVLFSWLWVGLSGIGPKQVAKQLQGMGMQIPGFRSNRKQFEKILKRYIPIITILGGAFVGLLAFGADLTGALGGGTGVLLTVGIVYRLYEEIAQEQLMDMHPMLRKFLGD
- a CDS encoding adenylate kinase (catalyzes the formation of 2 ADP from AMP and ATP) gives rise to the protein MKVVVLAGIPGSGSTTVLNHALENLNYINVNYGDEMLKIAQEEGLVEHRDALRKLSPDIQKKVQKNAAKSIREKAEKTNIIVDTHCTIKTPSGFLPGLPKWVLDELQPDVFVLIEADGDEILLRRITDETRKRDMEKLKDIELHQEMNRAVSMAYAALTGATVKIIENHDNLLEKSVEEMVNTLK
- a CDS encoding 50S ribosomal protein L34e — its product is MPELRYRSRSYKRTFKKTPGGKTVLHYKKKKPSKHVCAECNKPLHAVPRGRPYQIGKLSKSKKRPNRPYGGYLCPECSRRLFKKEARK
- a CDS encoding cytidylate kinase (catalyzes the formation of (d)CDP from ATP and (d)CMP), with product MIITIGGLAGSGTTTVAKILSEKMNMPLISAGDIFRQMAAEKGMDILEFSEFAENNINIDIEIDKRQAAIAKKKDNLIVEGRLSAFFVDAQLKLWFMAPLDIRAQRIGQREDKTFDIVKKEVIIREESETKRYWDIHNINIKDMDVYDFIINTNRFEAENVADIILKVTEVI
- a CDS encoding 50S ribosomal protein L14e; this translates as MPAIEVGRICVKTAGREAGEKCVIVEVIDDKFVEVIGTSVKNRKCNIKHLEPLEQTIEIKSEDPEAIKKDLEKAVA
- a CDS encoding RNA-guided pseudouridylation complex pseudouridine synthase subunit Cbf5, with protein sequence MVNFLIKAETESDPSYGCLPNERSIEEHINKGVINLDKPPGPTSHEVDSWVKKILNVEKTGHGGTLDPRVTGVLPIGINQATRVIQLLLEAGKEYVCLMRLHKKVTESKIRKILNEFQGKIFQTPPIKAAVKRELRVRNIYYVNILEIDGQDVLFKIGCEAGTYIRKYCHDIGEALGCGAHMAELRRTKAGPFKEDETLITLQDLTDAYYWWKNEDNPKYLRKYILPMESAVEHLPKLFIRDSAVDAISHGADLASGGIVSLQDNIKKDDTVAVLTQKGELVASGKSLGTSNEIYKKNKGIVVDIKKVFMEPGTYPKMWK